A genomic stretch from Haloferax sp. Atlit-12N includes:
- a CDS encoding helix-turn-helix transcriptional regulator encodes MATNDPVDSDGLPEDPAELLPPTSVLTLDEYLDMQAALGDRTRFTLLYRLVHFGERSPKALAEALDVQANTLHYHLSKLVDAGLVEKRKRAQADDEGLFSYYRATSLGSDILEHGVEELIRRERDYRDAYAFE; translated from the coding sequence ATGGCGACGAACGACCCGGTCGATTCGGACGGCCTCCCCGAGGACCCCGCCGAGTTGCTGCCACCGACGAGCGTCCTCACGCTGGACGAGTACCTCGACATGCAGGCCGCACTCGGCGACCGGACGCGGTTTACCCTGCTGTACCGACTGGTCCACTTCGGCGAGCGGAGCCCGAAAGCGCTGGCCGAGGCGCTCGACGTGCAGGCGAATACGCTTCACTACCACCTCAGTAAACTCGTCGACGCCGGGTTGGTCGAAAAGCGAAAACGGGCGCAGGCCGACGACGAGGGGCTGTTTTCGTACTACCGCGCCACGTCGCTCGGCTCCGACATCCTCGAACACGGCGTCGAGGAGCTCATCCGGCGCGAGCGCGACTATCGGGACGCCTACGCGTTCGAGTAG
- a CDS encoding bifunctional 2-polyprenyl-6-hydroxyphenol methylase/3-demethylubiquinol 3-O-methyltransferase UbiG: MPDDALGLAMLDRVRGCLRAPCVYRAGDDARGTAGDAHVYENYLVPSERWPAAKREFVDSLRTPVLDVGCGAGQHALAVQARGEVVAFDVSPNAVRAARERGVETAVVGDMFDPPVEASRAGSSAGGFETVLANGTQVGLAGSLDRLADLLASFADLTSPSGGVVVDSYDPTRTDPERFFGYRSDPREGVARRTFRVEYGDLRGPTLDFVLVSPARLRAVAAEAGLDVREVTVPNADSSYYRARLA, encoded by the coding sequence ATGCCCGACGACGCCCTCGGACTGGCGATGTTGGACCGGGTTCGCGGCTGTCTGCGCGCTCCGTGCGTCTACCGCGCCGGCGACGACGCCCGTGGTACTGCCGGCGACGCGCACGTCTACGAGAACTATCTCGTCCCGTCCGAGCGGTGGCCCGCCGCGAAGCGGGAGTTCGTCGACTCGCTTCGGACGCCCGTCCTCGACGTGGGGTGCGGCGCGGGTCAGCACGCCCTCGCCGTGCAGGCGCGCGGCGAGGTCGTCGCCTTCGACGTGAGCCCGAACGCGGTTCGCGCGGCCCGCGAGCGCGGCGTCGAGACGGCGGTCGTCGGCGACATGTTCGACCCACCGGTCGAGGCGAGCCGAGCGGGTTCGTCGGCAGGAGGGTTCGAGACGGTCCTCGCCAACGGGACGCAGGTCGGACTCGCGGGCTCGCTGGACCGACTCGCCGACCTGCTCGCGTCGTTTGCCGATCTCACCTCGCCGTCCGGCGGGGTCGTCGTGGACTCCTACGACCCGACGCGCACCGACCCCGAGCGCTTCTTCGGCTACCGGTCGGACCCGCGGGAGGGGGTCGCTCGGCGGACGTTCCGCGTCGAATACGGCGACCTGCGCGGCCCGACGCTCGACTTCGTTCTCGTCTCGCCCGCTCGACTCCGGGCGGTCGCGGCCGAGGCGGGCCTCGACGTGCGCGAGGTGACTGTCCCGAACGCCGATTCGAGCTACTACCGAGCGCGACTGGCCTAA